The Streptomyces sp. CC0208 genome window below encodes:
- a CDS encoding phosphopantetheine-binding protein, with protein MQTIGGALSTVTPDIDDIVSVVIEFLAELQEKSAAEVRAELEDGGAELPVDSLLIVEILTRVEERYSIAIPADRQSAEATRSVQAFARAVREAVIERQQS; from the coding sequence ATGCAGACGATTGGGGGAGCGCTGAGTACCGTCACACCAGATATCGACGACATCGTCTCGGTCGTCATCGAGTTCCTGGCCGAGCTGCAGGAGAAGTCCGCGGCCGAGGTCAGGGCGGAACTCGAGGACGGTGGAGCGGAGTTGCCGGTCGACTCGCTCCTGATCGTGGAGATCCTCACGCGCGTGGAGGAGCGCTACTCCATCGCCATCCCTGCCGACCGCCAGTCGGCCGAGGCCACCCGGTCCGTGCAGGCCTTCGCCCGCGCGGTGCGGGAGGCCGTCATCGAAAGGCAGCAATCATGA
- a CDS encoding nucleoside triphosphate pyrophosphohydrolase family protein: protein MDFQRYQQAAIKTLQPPTEDTDPVLVPLLGLAGEVGSLTTAYKKHLRDGPAHEQGKHQLREELGDVLWYIAALAHRFDLDLDDIATASLEKTKDRWRTTPDTEHTHFDDHFPEHERLPRQTTLTFTPTTRDDGRTVIVLTREDGSPAGDPLTSASHIEDDYRFHDAFHLAHATVLGWSPVTRFLLDRKRKSDPHTDEAEDGGRAIAIEEGISALVFSYAARHRYFADIKHIDNELLTTISHMTAHLEVSICRAADWEHAILTGYTAWRQLREQNGGIIHLDLDQRLLTVDPL from the coding sequence GTGGACTTCCAGCGCTACCAACAAGCCGCCATCAAAACCCTCCAACCCCCCACCGAGGACACCGACCCCGTCCTCGTCCCCCTCCTCGGCCTCGCCGGCGAAGTCGGCTCCCTCACCACCGCCTACAAAAAACACCTGCGTGACGGACCCGCCCACGAGCAGGGCAAACACCAATTACGCGAAGAACTCGGCGACGTCCTGTGGTACATAGCCGCCCTCGCCCACCGCTTCGACCTCGACCTCGACGACATCGCCACCGCCAGCCTGGAAAAGACCAAAGACCGCTGGCGCACCACCCCCGACACCGAACACACCCACTTCGACGACCACTTCCCCGAACACGAACGCCTCCCGCGCCAGACCACCCTCACCTTCACCCCCACCACCCGCGACGACGGCCGCACCGTCATCGTCCTCACCCGCGAAGACGGCAGCCCCGCCGGAGACCCCCTCACCAGCGCCTCCCACATCGAAGACGACTACCGCTTCCACGACGCCTTCCACCTCGCCCACGCCACCGTCCTCGGCTGGTCCCCCGTCACCCGCTTCCTCCTCGACCGCAAACGCAAAAGCGACCCCCACACCGACGAAGCCGAAGACGGCGGCCGCGCCATCGCCATCGAAGAAGGCATCTCCGCCCTCGTCTTCTCCTACGCCGCCCGCCACCGCTACTTCGCCGACATCAAGCACATCGACAACGAACTCCTCACCACCATCAGCCACATGACGGCCCACCTCGAGGTCAGCATCTGCCGCGCCGCGGACTGGGAGCACGCCATCCTCACCGGCTACACCGCCTGGCGCCAGCTGCGTGAACAGAACGGCGGCATCATCCACCTGGACCTCGACCAGCGCCTTCTCACTGTTGACCCGCTCTAA